One part of the Polyangiaceae bacterium genome encodes these proteins:
- a CDS encoding NAD-binding protein, whose protein sequence is MTILLRFFSRRLLRTPPAPFRVGVLIVAVLLYGATGFLFFELPNKPDLGWGDAFWYSFVTVTTVGYGDYYPSTWEGRFFVAVPLMFFGIGLLGYVLSLAASALVEAKTKEVRGMSSHKLQDHLVVFNFPGLAKFERLLSELRADTKFGALREVVLVDEELPELPVELVERHVHFVRGNPTRDETLSRASLDEAHYAIILAKNPGDPHSDNLSVAITLAVEARTAGVHTVVECVDFATQELLRKAGCDSIVCTSRFDAHFISHELLNPGVQELLHELTSNSHGQQLYLTPAKGEGRFSTLSERCVKQGHLPVGLLRKGETLLNPGQEFPVEPGDALISIGPTRLSL, encoded by the coding sequence ATGACCATCCTGCTCCGATTTTTTTCCCGGCGGTTATTGAGAACGCCGCCTGCGCCCTTTCGTGTGGGGGTCTTGATCGTCGCCGTGCTGCTCTACGGCGCAACGGGCTTCCTATTTTTCGAGTTGCCAAACAAGCCCGACCTCGGTTGGGGCGACGCGTTCTGGTACTCGTTCGTGACCGTAACCACTGTTGGCTACGGCGATTACTATCCCTCCACTTGGGAGGGGAGGTTCTTCGTCGCGGTACCGCTGATGTTCTTCGGCATTGGCCTGCTCGGCTATGTGCTGTCTCTAGCGGCAAGCGCGCTCGTCGAGGCGAAGACCAAGGAGGTGCGAGGAATGAGCTCTCACAAGCTGCAAGACCATCTGGTTGTCTTCAACTTTCCCGGGCTCGCGAAGTTCGAGCGGCTGCTCTCCGAGCTGCGCGCTGACACCAAGTTCGGTGCGTTGCGCGAGGTGGTGCTCGTCGACGAAGAGCTTCCGGAACTGCCAGTCGAGCTCGTGGAGCGCCACGTGCATTTCGTACGCGGAAATCCAACTCGAGACGAGACACTGTCTCGCGCGAGTCTCGACGAGGCGCACTACGCCATCATCTTGGCGAAGAACCCCGGAGATCCACACTCGGACAACCTGAGCGTCGCGATCACACTGGCGGTCGAGGCGCGCACCGCCGGAGTCCACACCGTGGTCGAATGCGTCGATTTTGCGACGCAAGAGCTGCTGCGTAAGGCGGGGTGCGACTCGATCGTGTGCACCTCACGCTTCGACGCCCACTTCATCTCTCACGAACTCCTGAACCCTGGGGTGCAGGAGCTGCTCCACGAGCTGACCAGCAACTCCCACGGGCAGCAGCTTTATCTGACGCCTGCAAAGGGGGAGGGGCGATTCTCGACATTGAGCGAGCGTTGCGTCAAACAGGGGCACCTCCCTGTGGGCCTGCTTCGAAAAGGGGAGACCTTGCTCAATCCGGGGCAGGAGTTTCCCGTGGAGCCGGGCGACGCACTGATCAGCATTGGCCCGACGCGACTGAGTCTCTAG
- a CDS encoding thermonuclease family protein — translation MDRGTRSFWLLVVVLLAASVAFGFGAEGRRRQVQTSESSLTTGDVVGLVEVVDGDSLVVDKGGQRVAVRLIGIKAFDPKNDPGETSRFGREAVSELSRLLQDKPIRVLLHDPPTDAHGRTLAELFVDDQDVALDMVRRGLVLVYTVYPFGSMSMYLQEQAKAKADRIGLWSEPSVAKRAELLSREWSRQSK, via the coding sequence GTGGATCGAGGCACGCGGTCGTTTTGGCTGCTAGTGGTGGTCCTCCTTGCTGCATCCGTTGCCTTTGGTTTCGGGGCGGAAGGGCGCCGTCGTCAGGTACAGACCAGTGAGTCGAGTCTCACAACGGGGGACGTTGTCGGGCTCGTCGAGGTCGTGGACGGAGATTCGCTCGTCGTTGACAAGGGTGGACAACGAGTCGCGGTGCGACTCATCGGCATCAAGGCGTTCGATCCCAAGAACGACCCCGGCGAGACTTCGCGTTTCGGTCGTGAGGCCGTGAGTGAGCTCTCCCGGCTGTTGCAGGACAAACCGATTCGAGTTCTGCTCCACGATCCACCGACCGATGCCCACGGGCGCACCCTGGCTGAACTCTTCGTAGACGACCAGGACGTCGCGCTCGACATGGTCAGGCGAGGTCTGGTCCTCGTGTACACCGTGTACCCTTTCGGCTCGATGAGCATGTACTTGCAGGAGCAAGCGAAGGCGAAGGCGGATCGTATTGGCTTGTGGTCCGAGCCGAGCGTGGCCAAGCGGGCTGAGCTACTTAGCCGGGAGTGGAGCCGGCAGTCGAAATGA
- a CDS encoding protein kinase produces the protein MIGSAPGRGFGEVHPGDRLGRYEILLAVAQGGMARVWAAKQHGQRGFSKVVAIKTILPNLAEDETFERMFLDEARVAAGVHHPNVCEIFDLGEEDGVLYLAMEWVEGESLARLLKPGSGVEGALPQRLNARLAAKIIAEACGGLHAAHELTDDHGQRLDVVHRDVSPQNILVGSNGSVKVMDFGVAKALGMSTETTSAGQIKGKAPYMSPEQAGGQKIDRRSDVFALGICLYEATTGKRPFSAPGGNQIHIIKQILSGQFEPPSAHVPGYPQELEQIILKAMAMDPFHRFATADRMKTALEEWLARSGPVITQTHIGAELQARVGHIVSERQEHIKHLMRQSLARVASSPRDSFQSVGDQSASVPSFIRNVAPTSTSGAEISQSAISTPRKRPSAMGTVFMGVGIGLGAFLLIGGLGFGGWYLLGGSKGSPEPVAAATVAPPPVTAQPAASPNPEPAPLKANIEYITVRTVPAEGVSLEFEGSVLKVGVNRVPRPLPGSTRKLIARADGYEEQTLNLDSETPSTVDLVLSAKAAPAKTEERAPAKTEEPAAPREEPKPAAKPEKPAEKPKPAPVDIPDNPFD, from the coding sequence GTGATCGGTAGTGCGCCAGGCCGCGGCTTCGGAGAGGTTCATCCGGGAGATCGCCTCGGTCGCTACGAGATTCTTCTCGCAGTGGCTCAGGGTGGGATGGCACGCGTCTGGGCTGCGAAGCAACACGGTCAGCGCGGGTTCAGCAAAGTCGTTGCCATCAAGACCATTTTGCCGAACCTGGCAGAGGACGAAACGTTCGAGCGCATGTTCCTCGACGAGGCGCGCGTGGCGGCGGGAGTACATCACCCCAACGTCTGCGAGATCTTCGACCTCGGTGAAGAAGACGGCGTGCTCTACCTGGCCATGGAGTGGGTCGAGGGAGAGAGCCTCGCGCGGCTGCTCAAGCCAGGCAGCGGCGTTGAGGGCGCACTTCCCCAGCGCTTGAACGCGCGCCTGGCAGCGAAGATCATCGCTGAGGCCTGTGGCGGCCTGCATGCCGCGCACGAGCTGACCGACGATCACGGTCAGCGGCTCGACGTCGTGCACCGGGACGTTTCCCCGCAGAATATCCTCGTGGGGTCCAACGGCTCAGTGAAGGTGATGGACTTCGGCGTCGCCAAGGCGCTGGGCATGAGCACCGAGACGACGAGCGCCGGTCAAATCAAGGGCAAGGCGCCCTACATGAGCCCCGAGCAAGCGGGCGGTCAAAAGATCGACCGACGTAGCGACGTGTTCGCGCTCGGCATCTGCCTGTACGAAGCCACCACCGGCAAGCGCCCATTCAGCGCTCCAGGCGGAAACCAGATCCACATCATCAAGCAGATCCTCAGCGGGCAGTTCGAGCCGCCCAGTGCGCATGTGCCTGGTTATCCTCAGGAGCTCGAACAGATCATCCTGAAAGCGATGGCGATGGACCCGTTCCACCGCTTCGCGACTGCGGATCGGATGAAGACGGCGCTCGAAGAATGGCTCGCCCGTTCGGGGCCCGTGATCACGCAGACCCACATCGGCGCGGAACTCCAAGCGCGGGTCGGTCACATCGTGAGCGAGCGCCAGGAGCACATCAAGCACCTGATGCGCCAGAGCCTGGCGAGGGTAGCTTCGTCTCCCCGCGACAGCTTCCAGAGCGTCGGCGATCAGTCGGCCTCTGTCCCGAGCTTCATCCGCAATGTGGCGCCGACGTCGACGTCCGGCGCGGAGATCAGCCAGAGCGCCATCTCTACCCCACGGAAACGTCCGAGCGCGATGGGCACCGTGTTCATGGGTGTGGGGATCGGTCTAGGTGCCTTCCTACTGATCGGCGGCTTGGGTTTTGGCGGGTGGTATCTGCTCGGCGGCTCCAAAGGCTCCCCAGAGCCTGTGGCGGCGGCCACGGTTGCGCCACCCCCGGTGACTGCTCAGCCTGCCGCCAGCCCAAACCCCGAACCGGCGCCGCTAAAGGCCAACATCGAGTACATCACGGTCCGCACCGTGCCAGCAGAAGGCGTATCGCTCGAGTTCGAAGGCTCGGTGCTCAAAGTCGGCGTGAACCGTGTGCCCCGGCCGCTTCCCGGCAGCACTCGCAAGCTCATCGCACGCGCCGACGGCTACGAGGAGCAGACGCTGAACCTCGACTCCGAGACACCGTCCACCGTCGATCTAGTGCTCAGCGCCAAAGCCGCGCCGGCCAAGACCGAAGAGCGTGCCCCGGCCAAGACTGAAGAGCCGGCCGCGCCCCGTGAGGAGCCGAAGCCTGCGGCTAAGCCGGAAAAGCCAGCTGAGAAGCCGAAACCGGCGCCAGTCGACATCCCGGACAACCCATTCGACTGA
- a CDS encoding TonB-dependent receptor translates to MRTRKLTLSSRRSLSPLAPIKLSRTVSLGVLAALALTPTAAAAQDEGSGAVPSGSSGAVVKPAKDDPKTAKKPVLVPPKLVKFASAPYPEEAQKKGIQADVILELTIDKDGKVTAAKAVEPVGNGFDEAAEAAALEFVFEPATKDGKPIPAKIRYKYSFTLTPAEPEKPAPGETPKKPEAPTTGNIGGSLRIAGTKGPLAGAQILITSNAGIQTGTTTDAQGKWKIEGLPPGKYDVEISSPGFTTGKFPFEIETGKEYEFEYALPPEVEGEEVTVQGVRPPREVTRRTVERREINRIPGTSGDALRSLQSLPGVARPPGLAGLLIVRGSAPQDTATFVDGSEVPLIYHFGGLSSVVPTELLDRIDFYPGNFSARYGRVMGGIVDVALREPDISCTGPYGKASEKKGCYHGMAQVDLIDARVMAQGPLGPLKGWSFAAAGRRSWFDVWLKPVLEEAGAGVTSAPVYDDYQFIVDNKPDENSRLSMRFYGSHDELEILIKDPAAQDPAFGGNLSFSTSFWRAQMLYETKLTKDLELNSMISVGETKLGFSVSSFLFDLSLVPIETRSEFGWTLTKGAKLNVGTDIQIVPFEVVVRAPQPPRPGEPDPGPFVTKPPLEQRQKGTGYRPAWYAEAEVTPTPRLRVVPGVRLDFARDSGHSDLAPRINARYDIVNPTLDGDEDAGKLALRTTIKGGVGVFRQPPQFQETDDVFGTPGLESNQAIHYTVGVEQEFSRHIELGVEGFYKDLTNLVSRQAADDGGFDYGNAGTGYTMGLETLLKYKPDKHFFGWVAYTLSRSVRQESPEEEEYLFQYDQTHNLTMLGSYRLGRGWEFGARFRVISGSLDTPALSEPALTALYAADAGAYTPIQAAPFSERLPLFHQLDIRVDKRWQFRDWQLSAYLDVQNVYNNAAREAILYNYNFSRRSYQQGLPLIPSIGMRGEF, encoded by the coding sequence ATGAGGACTCGAAAATTGACGTTGTCCAGTCGTCGCTCTCTTTCTCCGCTTGCACCGATCAAGCTCAGCCGAACGGTCTCCCTCGGTGTGCTCGCCGCACTGGCGCTGACACCTACCGCCGCGGCAGCGCAGGACGAGGGCAGCGGCGCGGTGCCCAGTGGGAGTTCGGGCGCCGTCGTCAAACCTGCGAAGGACGATCCCAAGACGGCGAAGAAGCCGGTCCTGGTTCCACCCAAGCTCGTCAAGTTCGCTTCTGCGCCGTACCCAGAGGAGGCACAAAAGAAGGGCATCCAAGCGGACGTCATTCTCGAGCTCACCATCGACAAGGACGGTAAGGTCACCGCCGCAAAAGCCGTGGAGCCCGTTGGGAACGGCTTCGATGAAGCAGCGGAGGCAGCGGCGCTCGAGTTCGTGTTCGAACCGGCGACCAAAGACGGCAAGCCGATTCCGGCGAAGATTCGCTACAAGTATTCCTTCACGCTAACCCCCGCTGAGCCCGAGAAGCCAGCTCCAGGTGAAACTCCGAAGAAGCCGGAGGCACCCACCACTGGGAACATCGGTGGCAGTCTACGCATCGCCGGAACCAAGGGTCCGCTTGCTGGCGCGCAGATCCTGATCACCAGCAACGCTGGTATTCAGACCGGGACGACGACCGACGCTCAGGGGAAGTGGAAGATTGAAGGATTACCACCCGGAAAATACGACGTTGAGATCTCGTCGCCAGGTTTCACCACCGGCAAGTTCCCTTTCGAGATCGAGACGGGCAAAGAGTACGAGTTCGAGTACGCGCTGCCGCCCGAGGTGGAAGGCGAGGAAGTCACCGTACAGGGCGTGCGGCCACCGCGCGAAGTGACTCGCCGTACCGTCGAGCGCCGCGAAATCAACCGTATCCCCGGCACCAGCGGCGATGCACTGCGATCTCTTCAGTCGTTGCCTGGCGTTGCGCGCCCGCCCGGGCTCGCTGGTCTGCTCATCGTCCGAGGCTCCGCGCCTCAGGACACCGCCACCTTCGTCGACGGCTCCGAAGTGCCGCTCATCTATCACTTTGGCGGTCTGTCCAGCGTGGTACCAACGGAGCTCCTCGACCGTATCGATTTCTACCCAGGCAACTTCAGCGCCCGCTACGGCCGGGTGATGGGTGGCATCGTCGACGTCGCGTTGCGCGAGCCAGACATCAGCTGCACGGGTCCGTACGGAAAGGCCTCCGAAAAGAAGGGCTGCTACCACGGCATGGCGCAAGTCGACTTGATCGACGCGCGCGTGATGGCCCAAGGCCCCCTCGGTCCGCTCAAGGGCTGGAGCTTTGCAGCGGCGGGTCGACGCAGCTGGTTCGACGTCTGGCTCAAGCCTGTCCTCGAAGAGGCTGGCGCTGGTGTAACCAGCGCGCCCGTCTACGACGACTACCAGTTCATCGTGGACAACAAGCCGGACGAGAACTCGCGGCTATCGATGCGCTTTTATGGCTCCCACGACGAACTGGAGATCTTGATCAAGGATCCGGCGGCGCAGGATCCAGCGTTTGGCGGCAACCTCTCGTTCTCCACCAGCTTCTGGCGCGCCCAGATGCTCTACGAGACCAAGCTCACGAAGGATCTAGAGCTCAACAGCATGATCTCGGTTGGCGAGACCAAGCTCGGTTTCTCCGTCTCGAGCTTCTTGTTCGACCTCAGCTTGGTTCCAATCGAGACGCGCAGTGAGTTCGGCTGGACGCTAACCAAGGGCGCCAAGCTGAACGTCGGCACCGACATCCAGATCGTGCCCTTCGAGGTGGTGGTGCGCGCGCCTCAACCCCCGCGCCCGGGTGAGCCCGATCCCGGTCCCTTCGTCACCAAGCCGCCCCTCGAGCAGCGTCAGAAGGGCACGGGCTACCGTCCTGCATGGTACGCCGAGGCGGAGGTGACACCGACTCCTCGACTGCGCGTCGTGCCAGGCGTCCGCCTCGACTTCGCGCGTGACTCTGGTCACTCGGATCTCGCGCCGCGCATCAATGCTCGCTACGACATCGTCAACCCGACCCTCGATGGCGACGAAGACGCAGGCAAGCTAGCGCTCCGCACCACCATCAAGGGTGGCGTTGGTGTGTTCCGTCAGCCCCCGCAGTTCCAGGAGACGGACGACGTGTTCGGCACGCCCGGGCTCGAGTCCAATCAGGCGATTCACTACACGGTGGGCGTCGAGCAGGAGTTCTCGCGCCACATCGAGCTTGGGGTTGAAGGCTTCTACAAGGATCTAACGAACCTGGTCAGTCGCCAGGCCGCGGACGATGGCGGCTTCGACTATGGGAACGCTGGCACCGGCTACACGATGGGCCTCGAGACCCTGCTCAAGTACAAGCCGGACAAGCACTTCTTCGGCTGGGTCGCGTACACACTGAGCCGAAGCGTGCGTCAGGAGAGCCCCGAGGAGGAGGAGTATCTCTTCCAGTACGACCAGACGCACAACCTCACGATGCTGGGGAGCTACCGCCTGGGTCGTGGCTGGGAGTTCGGCGCGCGTTTCCGCGTGATCTCTGGCTCACTGGATACGCCCGCCCTCAGCGAACCGGCGCTCACGGCGTTGTACGCCGCTGACGCGGGAGCCTACACGCCCATTCAGGCGGCCCCGTTCAGCGAACGCCTGCCGCTATTTCACCAGCTTGATATCCGCGTGGATAAGCGGTGGCAGTTCCGAGACTGGCAGCTCTCTGCCTACCTTGACGTGCAAAACGTCTACAACAATGCCGCGCGAGAGGCGATCTTGTACAACTACAACTTCAGTCGCCGTAGCTACCAACAGGGGCTACCCTTGATCCCGAGCATCGGCATGCGAGGTGAGTTCTGA
- the xth gene encoding exodeoxyribonuclease III: MKIVTWNVNSIRARLGQVLEWMDRTQPDVVCMQETKVEDADFPTEEFQRIGYGVAISGQKTYNGVAIATSRVLMDVQAGLLDAAPEDDKRLLAVTIKGVRIYSAYVPNGKGVEHPDFEKKKRWLADFKRTVAKDIEDGRAKKGVVLCGDYNIAPDERDVYDVEAMRGQLHFHPEEHAALQDLMSLGLVDAFRLHNEEGGLYSWWDYRAGMFRRNLGLRIDLVLLSEQLKERCTAAHIDKTVRKQAKPSDHAPVVIELDL, encoded by the coding sequence ATGAAAATCGTAACTTGGAATGTGAACTCCATTCGTGCCCGTCTCGGGCAGGTTCTGGAGTGGATGGATCGCACGCAGCCCGACGTGGTCTGCATGCAAGAGACGAAGGTTGAAGACGCTGACTTCCCGACGGAGGAGTTCCAGCGCATCGGCTACGGGGTCGCGATCAGCGGCCAGAAGACCTACAACGGAGTCGCCATCGCGACCTCTCGAGTGTTGATGGACGTTCAGGCCGGCCTCCTTGACGCAGCTCCAGAGGACGACAAGCGGTTGCTCGCCGTGACCATCAAAGGCGTGCGCATCTACTCCGCGTACGTACCGAACGGGAAGGGCGTCGAGCACCCGGATTTCGAGAAGAAGAAGCGCTGGCTCGCTGACTTCAAGCGAACCGTGGCCAAGGACATCGAGGACGGGCGCGCGAAGAAGGGCGTCGTGTTATGCGGCGACTACAACATCGCCCCGGATGAGCGTGACGTCTACGACGTCGAGGCCATGCGCGGTCAGCTCCACTTCCACCCGGAAGAGCACGCCGCGCTTCAGGACTTGATGAGTCTCGGTCTCGTAGACGCCTTCCGCCTTCACAACGAAGAGGGCGGCCTGTACAGCTGGTGGGATTACCGCGCGGGAATGTTTCGACGCAACCTTGGGCTGCGGATTGACCTAGTCCTGCTGAGCGAGCAGCTCAAGGAGCGTTGCACTGCCGCCCACATCGACAAGACAGTACGCAAGCAAGCGAAGCCATCGGATCACGCTCCGGTGGTGATCGAGCTCGATCTCTAG
- a CDS encoding DUF1704 domain-containing protein produces MTRRFVVSPPQASSPLGSNQEPETFELCALDAFLLRVESEVRLLDRVRPPNAARSLAEVRKSFLAGQPRAPEHPRIESPGFGDLRGLLEKLAQRLMSAGPWGQLYAARVQELTLEAAIVDAMGSPDLLRLAEERFPVENGAAGRQAQVWARAWLEPPEANESEPTFRSDDLGAPQSLIRQLEGELREHELEVRIQLEPDLQSRAAVGQGIIYLKPAQWLTERTARRLVLHEVHGHVLPREAARHAHGGLFLVGSQGGSDDEEGRALLLEKRHGLLDPERRFELALRHEAARQARAGADFVELVELSMALGADLDMGLRIAERARRGGGLGRELVYLAALHRVESAFATTPELETWLRRGRVSIEAARALAELGPAPHRLAA; encoded by the coding sequence ATGACCAGACGCTTCGTCGTCTCCCCGCCTCAGGCTTCATCTCCGCTAGGAAGCAATCAGGAACCGGAAACTTTCGAGCTCTGCGCCCTCGACGCGTTCTTGTTGCGCGTCGAGAGCGAAGTTCGACTGCTCGATCGCGTTCGACCCCCGAATGCGGCTCGGAGCCTCGCAGAGGTAAGGAAGAGCTTTCTCGCTGGGCAGCCCAGGGCACCCGAGCACCCGCGCATCGAGTCTCCAGGATTCGGCGACTTGCGTGGTCTACTCGAGAAGCTCGCTCAGCGCCTGATGTCCGCCGGACCGTGGGGGCAGCTCTACGCGGCGCGCGTCCAAGAGCTGACCCTCGAAGCAGCGATCGTCGATGCGATGGGCTCCCCAGACCTGCTTCGGCTCGCAGAAGAGCGATTTCCTGTGGAAAATGGGGCGGCCGGTCGGCAGGCGCAAGTCTGGGCGCGCGCCTGGTTGGAGCCGCCCGAGGCCAACGAGAGCGAGCCTACCTTTCGCAGTGACGACTTGGGTGCACCGCAGAGCTTGATTCGTCAGCTCGAGGGCGAACTTCGCGAGCATGAGCTGGAGGTGCGCATCCAGCTGGAGCCTGATCTGCAGTCGCGAGCGGCTGTGGGGCAGGGGATCATCTACTTGAAGCCCGCACAGTGGCTCACCGAGCGCACCGCTAGGCGCCTCGTCTTGCATGAGGTTCACGGTCACGTCCTGCCGCGTGAAGCAGCTCGACACGCCCACGGCGGTTTGTTCTTGGTCGGCAGTCAAGGCGGCTCGGACGACGAAGAAGGGCGTGCGCTGTTGCTCGAGAAGCGTCACGGGTTGCTCGACCCCGAGCGGCGCTTCGAGCTAGCGCTGCGCCACGAGGCGGCGCGTCAGGCACGCGCCGGCGCGGACTTCGTGGAGCTGGTGGAGCTGTCGATGGCGCTTGGCGCGGATCTAGACATGGGCTTGCGCATCGCCGAGCGAGCGCGCCGTGGCGGCGGACTCGGGCGGGAGTTGGTGTACCTGGCAGCGCTTCACCGTGTGGAGAGCGCGTTCGCCACGACTCCGGAACTCGAAACCTGGCTGCGACGCGGTCGGGTGAGCATCGAGGCGGCTCGTGCGCTCGCTGAACTCGGCCCCGCTCCTCATCGGCTTGCGGCTTGA
- a CDS encoding PhoH family protein, whose amino-acid sequence MKKTYILDTNVLLHDPHAIFKFEDNDLVLPIYVIEEIDQFKRDTSERGRNARTISRLLDGLRERNGSLSEGVKLGDEGTLRVHVPTKRPILAIALNPDSGDHAILQTALELRDHNPTQPTIFITMDVNLRIRADTLGLRTEVYENQAVEPEQLDNGVVEIALSANDFDRYFETGEIRPKEDLHLYPNVCVMLRDDSPRSRTALGRYHADKGTVRALLTPRDGLMGIRPRNREQSFALDLLLDDSIRLVTLVGMAGTGKTMLALAAGLKRTVEDGVYARLLVSRPVMPMGRDLGFLPGDINEKLGPWMQPIFDNLEFLLVASGGKRRNIRGIDELVQNGQIEVEPLTYIRGRSLPQQYVIVDEAQNLTPHEVKTVITRCGEGTKIVLTGDPFQIDNPYVDSATNGLSVSADRLRGEQITGHILLQKGERSELANIAASKL is encoded by the coding sequence ATGAAGAAAACCTACATCCTCGACACCAACGTTCTGCTCCACGACCCACACGCGATCTTCAAGTTCGAGGACAACGACCTAGTCCTGCCGATCTACGTGATCGAAGAGATCGATCAGTTCAAACGGGACACGTCGGAGCGCGGACGGAATGCGAGGACCATCTCGCGCTTGCTTGACGGATTGCGTGAGCGAAACGGCTCCCTGTCTGAGGGGGTGAAGCTGGGGGATGAGGGGACGTTGCGAGTTCACGTCCCCACTAAGCGGCCAATCCTCGCGATTGCGCTGAATCCCGATTCTGGCGACCACGCGATCCTCCAGACCGCCCTGGAACTGCGGGATCACAATCCCACTCAACCGACCATCTTCATCACGATGGACGTCAACCTGAGAATCCGTGCGGATACTCTCGGGTTGCGCACCGAGGTGTACGAAAATCAGGCGGTCGAGCCAGAGCAACTGGATAACGGAGTCGTGGAAATCGCGCTCTCGGCCAACGACTTCGACCGCTACTTCGAGACGGGTGAAATCCGTCCGAAAGAGGACCTGCACCTGTACCCGAACGTTTGCGTGATGCTACGCGACGACAGCCCGCGCTCACGCACCGCGCTCGGGCGCTATCATGCCGACAAGGGCACCGTACGTGCGCTGCTCACCCCCCGCGATGGCTTGATGGGGATCCGGCCGCGCAATCGCGAGCAGTCGTTCGCGCTCGATCTGCTCCTCGATGATTCCATTCGCTTGGTCACACTCGTCGGCATGGCTGGCACGGGCAAGACGATGCTCGCGCTCGCCGCTGGCCTGAAGCGCACGGTGGAAGATGGCGTCTACGCGCGGCTCCTTGTCAGCCGCCCCGTGATGCCGATGGGCCGGGATCTGGGCTTCTTGCCCGGAGACATCAACGAGAAGCTCGGTCCCTGGATGCAGCCGATCTTCGATAACCTTGAGTTTCTGCTAGTCGCGAGCGGCGGCAAACGACGCAACATTCGAGGCATCGACGAGCTGGTTCAAAACGGCCAGATCGAGGTCGAGCCGCTGACCTACATTCGCGGCCGTAGTCTGCCGCAGCAATACGTGATCGTGGACGAGGCGCAAAACCTCACCCCCCATGAGGTGAAGACGGTCATTACGCGCTGCGGAGAGGGCACCAAGATTGTGCTCACGGGGGACCCTTTCCAGATCGACAATCCTTACGTCGACAGCGCGACCAACGGTCTCAGCGTTAGCGCGGACCGGCTGCGAGGCGAGCAGATCACCGGGCACATTCTGCTACAAAAGGGCGAGCGCAGCGAACTCGCCAACATCGCCGCCAGCAAACTATGA
- a CDS encoding cupin domain-containing protein, which translates to MASIVSAVAVTRLSSLCLGAGLLFGCSATAPESQYPPAGPSGGLPYIPFPEVNDLDDEEIDDDDEASGGSEAGAPNPGSQASVSAELPSSIPLLGAVSECKAKTCLLKDWIPDPSWANLPGKAPAGAESRVDTPAMGPLDSPALLWSEKLPKGNTLVLPRHQHLEYYLLGSSGKALVTGDDGGAPKALGSWTLARIPGGGASVRATEDSVILIAALTPKESIKEAIEAARAKPWEVRWKKRSAAIETSQLNELSAVPNQGGSLQVRLTLPSSARRVGALQILVGGPDMRVPEHKHATEWEHVAILQGAGEMPFGKASEGKAMTLKAGDVVRLSPGDLHSFRGTGAKPVVALQIYSPPGPEARFAAKPASDQPPPAGDSKKPSDKPTEKAKAAPAPAPSAAKK; encoded by the coding sequence ATGGCCTCTATTGTCAGCGCCGTCGCAGTGACCCGCTTGAGTTCCTTGTGTCTTGGCGCTGGGCTTCTCTTCGGGTGCAGCGCCACCGCGCCAGAGTCGCAATACCCTCCGGCGGGCCCGAGCGGCGGGCTGCCCTATATCCCGTTTCCGGAAGTGAACGACCTGGACGACGAGGAAATCGATGACGACGACGAAGCTAGCGGCGGCTCCGAGGCGGGTGCCCCGAACCCAGGTAGCCAAGCCTCCGTTTCGGCTGAGCTGCCAAGTAGCATTCCGCTGCTCGGAGCGGTCAGCGAGTGCAAGGCGAAAACCTGCCTACTCAAGGATTGGATCCCAGATCCCAGCTGGGCAAATCTGCCTGGAAAAGCTCCTGCGGGCGCCGAGTCAAGAGTCGACACTCCCGCGATGGGCCCGCTAGACAGCCCTGCGTTGTTGTGGAGCGAGAAGCTTCCGAAGGGAAACACCCTAGTACTGCCGCGACACCAGCACCTCGAGTATTACCTGCTTGGAAGCAGCGGCAAGGCGCTAGTGACTGGAGATGATGGTGGAGCACCCAAAGCGCTTGGGAGCTGGACGCTGGCGCGCATTCCGGGAGGCGGCGCAAGCGTTCGCGCGACGGAGGACAGCGTCATCCTCATCGCCGCTCTCACCCCAAAAGAAAGCATCAAGGAAGCCATCGAGGCGGCCCGAGCCAAGCCTTGGGAGGTGCGTTGGAAGAAGCGCTCCGCGGCGATCGAGACCAGCCAGTTGAACGAGCTTTCAGCGGTGCCCAACCAGGGTGGTTCGCTGCAGGTTCGCCTGACCCTACCAAGCAGCGCTCGCCGGGTTGGGGCTCTGCAGATCTTGGTCGGCGGCCCGGACATGCGGGTACCCGAGCACAAGCACGCCACGGAATGGGAGCACGTCGCGATCCTCCAGGGCGCGGGAGAGATGCCCTTCGGCAAAGCTTCAGAGGGCAAAGCGATGACGCTCAAGGCGGGTGACGTAGTCCGCCTGAGCCCAGGCGACTTGCACAGCTTCCGAGGTACCGGCGCGAAGCCCGTGGTCGCTCTGCAGATCTACTCGCCGCCAGGGCCGGAGGCGCGCTTTGCCGCAAAGCCGGCATCGGACCAGCCTCCTCCAGCGGGAGACTCGAAGAAGCCCAGTGACAAGCCGACGGAGAAGGCGAAGGCAGCCCCCGCACCAGCGCCTTCGGCCGCGAAGAAGTAG